The Drosophila innubila isolate TH190305 chromosome 2L unlocalized genomic scaffold, UK_Dinn_1.0 4_B_2L, whole genome shotgun sequence genome segment aaaaaaatattcattacttacttgaaaaaacaaatgaaaatatatatgatttaaatatttaagtttgagTTTGTCGTGTTTCcacagaaaattaattaattaattttgtcaaaatataattttgttttcatgttcacgaagaataaaaaattggcGGCAACTGCAAAAATAACGGCAAAAACTATCGCACAATAATATAGCATAGTTAtatcgatattgatattgGCGTCAGACAAAATATCgcccaaaaaataaatcatctCACAACAATACCaatcaatatatcgatatatattaaatgataaTTGGACAACCCTACCTTGAAGATCTTGGCCAAGTCGTTGGCCAACTGCGGACAGTTCTGACCCAAGACGCCCAGCTCCTTTACTTGGGTCAAGGCCCGCCAATCCATATTGGCGCTGCCCAAATAGAAATGCTGTTCATCCACAATCCAGAGTTTTGTATGAAGAATTCCGCCCCCCAGATATTTGGGAAAGTCCAGAGTTACCACCTCAGCGGCGCCATAGCTGGCAAGGATTTTTGTCTCCAAATCGGTGGAGACACTCGACGGTTCACTTTGTGCAATGCGTATCTTGATCTTCGTGCCATCTCCAATTCCATTGGCCAACAGACGCTGGAAGATCTGCTCTCCCGGCTGTGCACTGCTGTGATTAAACCCCGTATCCTCGCCCCTTAGTGTCCAGTAGTAGGAACCAATGTCCAGTGTGGATTTGGAGATATTCAATAAATGCTGCCACGCCTCAAAAGTGCTCATAAATTTCGGACTGCCGGGTGTAAAGTTCAATCCAATTGGAATTGACTCGACCAAAGTTAAATTACAATCGTAAGTTTTTTGATCACGTTGATGATGTTGGGATTTCAACATTAACGGCTTCGTTTGGAATGCGGAGCCGGCTAAAAAGATTAGCAGGAATGCAGTTAAAAGGCACATTTGTAGAGCAtgcacattgttgttgttattgctattgctgccactgttattgttgttgacattgttattgttgttgttgttatgcaaGGCATTTTCCACATCGTCATCCTCATTGTGCAGCGGTTGAggtttgtacatttttaatttgtactcAAATTACTTTACTcgaattgctttatttttttcttcagcAAACACAAGAAAATGCAGAATGCAGCGATAAATGTCAAAATGCAGCTACGGTTGTTGTTATATGAATGAATATCGATAAATCGATACATACTATGATACATATTTATGCGACGTTCTGGTGCTTATATAAGGATCGATATAATAATGCGATATTAGTGTGCGATATTTTTAGCAGCGTTGTTTTTGCAGTTGCcgctaattttttaattaatacttttGGTAAAACTGTGAAAAA includes the following:
- the LOC117782361 gene encoding 5'-3' exonuclease PLD3-like, with protein sequence MYKPQPLHNEDDDVENALHNNNNNNNVNNNNSGSNSNNNNNVHALQMCLLTAFLLIFLAGSAFQTKPLMLKSQHHQRDQKTYDCNLTLVESIPIGLNFTPGSPKFMSTFEAWQHLLNISKSTLDIGSYYWTLRGEDTGFNHSSAQPGEQIFQRLLANGIGDGTKIKIRIAQSEPSSVSTDLETKILASYGAAEVVTLDFPKYLGGGILHTKLWIVDEQHFYLGSANMDWRALTQVKELGVLGQNCPQLANDLAKIFKAYWYLGSNPNARIPTSWPWQYSTDYNQEQPMMLNVNRNPAENFTMQAYAASSPPPLSANGRTHDLDAILNTINTALKFVHISVMDYHPLILFGSTVQFWPEIDNALRKAAVERSVSVKLLISWWKHSDPSIDNFLRSLQDLSTTMRHIDIQIRRFIVPADEDQQKIPFGRVNHNKYMVTDRVAYIGTSNWSGDYFTDTAGIGLVLKDTNPNISSLRNDLQNIFNRDWNSAFAQEMS